The window ttggaactattgagagctccatgaaccaggTAACCAcgtggcggcgagatcaaagcgtgtcgcaactctgtcgcaacGGCTCtgatagtaggtaagtaggcatactCAGATGCATTTTAAGTAGATGTACGCCGAAATCTCGCGGGAAtagtgcactcgcctactgaTTCTCGCATACTCTTTTAAGAATACTGTTTTGTACTTCTtttcccctactatatagtagagaAGTAGGAGGTTAATGATACACAGGTGGAAGTGATCACAGACAAGTCCAGGCAAAGGTTCATGGAAAATTTAGTTTGTGATGGAATGGCCAAAGAACTACAAGGAGGAGCTTATGGGCACTCCAGCTGGTGACCTTGACACTTTATTTGTGTCTGTATGTAACTGAAATCTATTGGTTGGTTGCATTATCTGTGATCGAGCCTTTTGCAAACAAGCTATTTGCACTTCACAGACGAACCTGATTTGCACACGTCTCCCAAACAGAAAACCTAAGTGCCGTTTAGCTGTCTTCTGTCTGTGAGTGTGTGCAGTGAAATGGCTGAAGCAAGTGTTTCAGCAGAGCAGTTCAGCTGTTCAGTGTGTCTGGATCTACTGAAGGATCCAGTGGCCattccctgtggacacagttactgtaagagcTGCATTACAAACCACTGGAATCAAGAGGATGAGAAgagagtctacagctgccctcaatgcagacagaccttcagtccaagacctACTATAGGAAAAAACACCATGCTGGCTGAAgtggtggagaaactgaagaaAACTGAACTCCAAACTGTTCCTGCTGGTGCTGGAGATGTGGAGTGTGACGTCTGTATTGGAACAAAACACAAAGCGGTGaagtcctgtctggtgtgtcTGAACTCTTTCTGTCAAAATCACCTTGAACAACATGAGAATCTCTTCAAAGGAAAGAAACACAATCTAATGGACGCCACTGAACGACTACAAAATATGATCTGCCATAAACATGAAAAACTGCTAGACGTTTACTGCCGTACTGATGATTGTTGCATTTGTGTGCTCTGTAATGTGGATgaacacaaaaaacacaaaactgtCTCAAGTGCAGCAGAAAGGACAGAGAAACAGGTAAAGATATTGTATGCTGATGTTGCAAAACTAAATAAACACATTATATTTCACCAGATCTTAACTTTGTATCATTAACAGCTGtaatagttttacattttataagacAGTTATAGACAAATAAAAGTGATTGGGAATATGAGTGCCTATGGAGAAAGAAGACATTTAGCTACTATAATAGGAAGTTATTCATTTACATTCTTTGTGGATAAGAATGTAATTCATTCAGTtctgtgagataaagtcaaagGCACTAATCGCACACAGAAACTATTTGGGCTTTCATTTTCAGTCAGTATATCTTTCTGTGACTGCTTTGGTCTTACAGAAACATTTGGTTCAGACACAGAGAAAATTTCAGCAGCAAATCAAGGAGAGAGAGAAGAAGCTACAGGAGCTGAAAGAAGCTGTTGAAGATCACAAGGTGAGTTTTGAGAAGAAGAAGCATTGGTTtcatatactcttaaaaataaaggtgcttcacgatgccataagaaccatttttgtttaaatggttccataaagaaactgtaacatctgaagaacctttctgtttcacaaaaagttatttgtggcaaaaggttcttcagataacaaaaaggtaagaaagagatggttctttaaagaacttgactcaatggttctttgtggaaccaagaatggttcttctatggcatcgctgtgaagaaccttttaaagcacctttatttttaagagtgtactcagATACGACTCTTCTTTAGTCAGTCAGTGAGGGTGATTTTCAGCCCCATTAAAGCACAGTAGACTGTGTGAGCAGCAGTAAGAGCTGATTGTAATGTGTGTCCtacagcgctctgcacagacagcagtggagggcagtgagaggatctttaccgaactcatccgctccattgagagaagACGCTTTGAGGTTACACAGATGATCAGAGATCGAGAAAAGATTGTAGTGAGTCGAGCTGAAGGTCTCTTGAAAAAACTAGCGCATGAAACTGATCAACTAAGGAGGAGAAACGCTGAGCTGCAGCAGCTTTTACAGACACATAATCACACCCATTTCCTCCAGGTAGCACCAATACCATCAGTCCTTTCATTACTGTGAGCTTTTACAGACTTTTATTctgttttaaatttattttctgaTTGTTTGCTTTTGTATCTGTGTAGAGTTTCCCATCGCTCCCTGTTCCTCCTGGGCCTCCAGACCCCAGCATCACTAATGGTTCTTTGGATATTGTAAGAATATCAGTCTCTCAACTGAAACAGAAACTGGAGGATTTCTGCAGAGAAGATTTTGAAAAACTC of the Garra rufa chromosome 17, GarRuf1.0, whole genome shotgun sequence genome contains:
- the LOC141289722 gene encoding E3 ubiquitin/ISG15 ligase TRIM25-like; its protein translation is MAEASVSAEQFSCSVCLDLLKDPVAIPCGHSYCKSCITNHWNQEDEKRVYSCPQCRQTFSPRPTIGKNTMLAEVVEKLKKTELQTVPAGAGDVECDVCIGTKHKAVKSCLVCLNSFCQNHLEQHENLFKGKKHNLMDATERLQNMICHKHEKLLDVYCRTDDCCICVLCNVDEHKKHKTVSSAAERTEKQKHLVQTQRKFQQQIKEREKKLQELKEAVEDHKRSAQTAVEGSERIFTELIRSIERRRFEVTQMIRDREKIVVSRAEGLLKKLAHETDQLRRRNAELQQLLQTHNHTHFLQSFPSLPVPPGPPDPSITNGSLDIVRISVSQLKQKLEDFCREDFEKLSGRVTCIQIIPTPEYESRKDFLQYFYRFTLDPNTAHKHLCLSQGNRVVTYNKTLQEYPYHPDRFSFWPQVLCIESVRERCYWEVEWSGYYSVCISVSYQGISRKGWGVKSKFGSNDQSWCLICSPSSYTFCQNNKQTKLTVVSSCRRIGVYVDYNIGILSFYSVSDTMDLIHRVQTTFTQPLCPGFRFIFPFVNRLFGSDEYSTVKLCDIK